In Flavobacterium okayamense, a single window of DNA contains:
- the sucC gene encoding ADP-forming succinate--CoA ligase subunit beta: protein MNLHEYQGKEILASYGVRVQRGHVANNAEEAVEKAKQLTAETGTGWHVIKAQIHAGGRGKGGGVKLAKNLDQVKEIAGQIIGMDLITPQTPPTGKKVHKVLVAEDVYYPGESETKEFYMSVLLNRGKGRNMIMYSTEGGMDIEEVAEHTPHLIFTEEIDPAVGLQGFQARRIAFNLGCEGNAFKEMVKFVDALYKAYIGSDSSMFEINPVLKTSDNKIMAVDAKVVLDDNALFRHPNLAEMRDVREENPIEVEAKEVGLNYVDLDGTVGCMVNGAGLAMATMDLIKYAGFEPANFLDVGGTADAKRVETAFRIILKDPNVKAILINIFGGIVRCDRVAQGVVDAYKNMGDAINVPIIVRLQGTNAEIAKELIDNSGMPILSAVQFQEAADQVKAALS, encoded by the coding sequence ATGAACTTACACGAATATCAAGGTAAAGAAATATTAGCTAGTTATGGAGTTCGAGTACAACGCGGACATGTAGCTAACAATGCTGAAGAAGCAGTAGAAAAAGCAAAACAATTAACAGCTGAAACGGGAACGGGTTGGCATGTTATTAAGGCTCAAATTCACGCTGGTGGTCGTGGAAAAGGTGGTGGAGTTAAATTGGCTAAAAATTTAGATCAAGTTAAGGAAATTGCTGGGCAAATTATCGGAATGGATTTAATTACGCCTCAAACACCTCCAACAGGTAAAAAAGTTCATAAAGTATTAGTAGCTGAGGATGTTTATTATCCAGGTGAAAGTGAAACTAAAGAGTTCTACATGTCGGTTTTATTAAACCGTGGAAAAGGTAGAAATATGATTATGTATTCTACTGAAGGTGGAATGGATATCGAAGAAGTAGCAGAACATACTCCACATTTAATTTTTACAGAAGAAATTGACCCAGCTGTTGGTTTACAAGGTTTCCAAGCAAGAAGAATTGCTTTCAACTTAGGTTGTGAAGGAAATGCTTTTAAAGAAATGGTAAAATTCGTTGATGCTTTATACAAAGCTTATATTGGTTCAGATTCTTCAATGTTTGAAATTAATCCAGTTTTAAAAACTTCAGATAATAAAATAATGGCAGTTGATGCAAAAGTTGTTTTAGATGACAATGCATTATTCCGTCACCCAAATTTAGCTGAAATGCGTGATGTTCGTGAAGAAAATCCAATTGAAGTTGAAGCTAAAGAAGTTGGATTAAACTATGTAGATTTAGATGGTACTGTAGGATGTATGGTAAATGGTGCTGGTCTTGCAATGGCAACTATGGATTTAATTAAGTATGCAGGTTTTGAACCAGCAAACTTTTTAGACGTAGGAGGAACTGCAGATGCAAAACGTGTTGAAACAGCTTTCCGTATTATCTTAAAAGATCCAAATGTAAAAGCTATCTTAATTAACATTTTTGGTGGTATTGTACGTTGTGACCGTGTTGCGCAAGGAGTTGTAGATGCTTACAAAAACATGGGAGATGCTATTAATGTGCCAATCATCGTACGTTTACAAGGAACTAATGCTGAAATTGCAAAAGAATTAATCGATAATTCTGGAATGCCAATTTTATCAGCGGTTCAATTCCAAGAAGCAGCAGATCAAGTTAAAGCAGCTTTATCTTAA
- a CDS encoding DUF6048 family protein, giving the protein MLKYIFSLSFLVISFLGKAQDSTKVYPQRYGLRVGVDLHRLSKSFYDKDYKGLEIVGDYRLTRKFYIAGELGNEDKTVDDDRFNFTTKGTYFKVGFDYNAFENWLDMENMIYAGMRFGVSSFSHTLNSYKIYDPTNYYGENIVSSGEEFNGLNASWLEVVGGLKAELFNNVYLGVSVRLNYLLSNKEPENFGNLFIPGFNRTYDGKFGAGFNYTLSYFIPIYKKK; this is encoded by the coding sequence ATGTTAAAATATATTTTTAGTCTAAGTTTTTTGGTTATTTCATTTTTAGGAAAAGCTCAAGATTCAACAAAAGTTTATCCACAACGATATGGCTTAAGAGTTGGTGTTGATTTACATCGCTTATCAAAATCATTTTATGATAAAGATTATAAAGGATTAGAAATTGTTGGAGATTATCGACTTACGCGTAAATTTTATATTGCTGGTGAATTAGGAAATGAAGATAAAACAGTGGACGATGATCGTTTTAATTTTACCACAAAAGGAACCTATTTTAAAGTTGGATTCGACTACAATGCATTTGAAAATTGGCTCGATATGGAAAATATGATTTATGCCGGAATGCGTTTTGGAGTAAGTTCGTTTTCTCATACGTTAAACTCGTATAAAATTTATGACCCAACTAATTACTATGGCGAAAACATTGTTTCTAGTGGTGAAGAATTTAATGGCTTAAATGCCTCTTGGCTTGAAGTTGTAGGCGGTTTAAAAGCCGAATTATTCAACAATGTATATTTAGGTGTATCTGTTCGTTTAAATTATTTATTATCAAATAAAGAACCTGAAAATTTTGGAAACTTATTCATTCCCGGTTTTAATAGAACCTATGATGGAAAATTTGGCGCTGGATTTAATTATACGCTAAGCTATTTTATTCCAATTTATAAGAAGAAATAA
- the pafA gene encoding alkaline phosphatase PafA, whose translation MKKLLLASLLAIQTLSFAQERPKLVVGIVVDQMKMEYLYRFSNDFSENGFKRLMRDGYAYHNMHYNYLPTYTAPGHASIYTGTTPAFHGIVGNEWYNKATGKEMYCTDDNSVTTIGDGTESEGKMSPSNLQSSTITDELKLATNFKGKVIGISIKDRGAILPAGHFADWAFWFSKTGSFISSTFYGKELPSWVSQFNNEKHFEKYANQKWELFKPKETYNESLTDNNPYEGKLFKKAPFFPYNLKEMYESNNAGILRSTPFGNNLIADFAKVAIEKEQLGHDAITDFLALSFSSTDYIGHVLGPRSIELQDAYLRLDETIADLLNYLDKKVGKNNYLVFLTADHAGAENVTYLKDNKYDVDNIVSKNFDNTLRKFSEDKFGVDVVLNNSNFNLFLNKKLIEEQNLELEDVIETFRAFLYEQKFIKKVYSEEDILENSGTDYFLNAIAKGYDPTQNGELVYVFKPAYIEYSTTGTSHGSLYTYDTHVPLLWYGWNIPKGENYNKHVITEIAPTIALKLKITLPNSTEAEVLEEVLK comes from the coding sequence ATGGTTTTAAAAGATTAATGCGAGATGGTTATGCTTATCATAACATGCATTATAATTATTTGCCAACATATACTGCGCCAGGACATGCTTCTATTTATACTGGAACAACGCCGGCTTTTCACGGAATTGTTGGAAACGAATGGTACAACAAAGCTACAGGTAAGGAAATGTATTGTACCGATGATAATTCGGTAACCACAATTGGTGATGGTACAGAAAGTGAAGGTAAAATGTCGCCATCAAACTTACAAAGCTCAACCATTACTGATGAACTAAAATTGGCAACAAATTTTAAAGGAAAAGTAATTGGAATAAGTATAAAAGATAGAGGTGCAATATTACCAGCTGGACATTTTGCGGATTGGGCTTTTTGGTTTAGTAAAACGGGAAGTTTCATTTCAAGTACTTTTTACGGGAAAGAATTACCAAGTTGGGTTTCTCAATTTAACAATGAAAAGCATTTTGAAAAATATGCCAATCAAAAATGGGAGTTATTTAAACCTAAAGAAACATATAACGAGAGTTTAACTGATAACAATCCTTACGAAGGAAAACTATTTAAGAAAGCACCTTTTTTTCCATACAATTTAAAGGAAATGTATGAAAGTAATAATGCTGGAATTTTACGTTCGACTCCTTTTGGAAATAATTTAATTGCCGATTTTGCTAAAGTTGCTATTGAAAAAGAACAATTGGGGCATGATGCAATAACAGATTTTCTAGCCTTAAGTTTTTCTTCAACTGATTATATTGGTCATGTACTTGGACCACGTTCTATTGAATTACAAGATGCTTATTTACGCTTGGACGAAACCATTGCCGATTTATTGAATTATTTGGATAAAAAAGTTGGTAAAAACAACTATCTAGTCTTCCTTACTGCAGATCATGCTGGTGCTGAAAATGTAACATATTTGAAAGATAACAAATACGATGTCGATAATATTGTTTCGAAGAATTTTGACAATACGTTGCGAAAATTTTCTGAAGATAAATTTGGTGTAGACGTAGTTTTGAACAATTCTAACTTTAATTTGTTTTTGAATAAAAAATTAATTGAAGAACAAAATTTAGAATTAGAAGATGTAATTGAAACTTTTAGAGCATTTTTATACGAACAGAAGTTCATTAAAAAAGTATATTCTGAAGAAGATATTTTAGAAAATTCGGGAACTGATTATTTCCTAAACGCTATAGCAAAAGGATACGATCCTACGCAAAATGGCGAGTTAGTTTATGTTTTCAAGCCTGCCTATATAGAATATTCAACAACTGGAACATCACATGGTTCTTTATATACCTATGATACACATGTTCCTTTGCTTTGGTACGGTTGGAATATTCCTAAAGGAGAAAATTACAATAAGCATGTAATTACAGAAATTGCACCAACAATTGCATTAAAATTGAAAATTACCTTACCTAATAGTACAGAAGCAGAAGTTTTAGAGGAGGTTTTAAAATAA
- the lysA gene encoding diaminopimelate decarboxylase has product MNNSELLKIVEEFGSPVYVYNAEKIEQQYNRLTKAFSKVEQFKIHYAVKALSNISVLKVLKRLGSGLDTVSIEEVQLGLYAGFDPSEIMYTPNGVSLEEIETVAALGVKINIDNLSILEQFGAKHPNIPVCVRINPHVMAGGNANISVGHIDSKFGISIHQLPHLLRIVENTKMHINGIHMHTGSDILDVDVFLYAAEILFDTAKHFTDLEFIDFGSGFKVPYKKGDIETNVEEFGKKLTKRFLAFEKEYGKPLTLAFEPGKFLVSEAGYFLAKVNVVKQTTSTVFAGIDSGFNHLIRPMLYGSQHHIENISNPKGKERFYSVVGYICETDTFASNRRITEITEGDILCFHNAGAYCFSMSSNYNSRVKPAEVLWLDGKAHLIRKRETFDDILKNQIEVASLQESVLV; this is encoded by the coding sequence ATGAATAATTCAGAACTTTTAAAAATTGTAGAAGAATTTGGTAGTCCCGTTTATGTGTATAATGCTGAAAAAATTGAGCAGCAATATAATAGACTAACAAAAGCTTTTTCAAAAGTAGAACAATTTAAGATACATTATGCAGTTAAAGCATTATCAAATATTTCTGTATTAAAGGTTTTAAAACGTTTAGGTTCTGGTTTAGATACAGTTTCAATTGAAGAAGTTCAACTAGGATTGTATGCAGGTTTTGATCCTTCAGAAATAATGTATACCCCAAATGGTGTTTCGTTAGAGGAAATAGAAACCGTTGCCGCTTTAGGTGTAAAAATAAACATTGATAATTTATCTATTTTAGAACAATTTGGTGCTAAACATCCAAACATACCTGTATGTGTTCGAATAAATCCGCACGTTATGGCTGGTGGAAATGCGAATATATCTGTTGGGCATATCGATAGTAAATTCGGGATTTCTATTCATCAGTTACCACATTTATTGCGAATTGTTGAAAACACAAAAATGCATATCAATGGTATTCACATGCATACTGGTTCTGACATTTTAGATGTTGATGTTTTCTTGTATGCTGCAGAAATTCTATTTGACACCGCAAAGCATTTTACTGATTTAGAATTTATAGATTTTGGTAGCGGATTTAAAGTTCCTTACAAAAAAGGTGATATTGAAACGAATGTTGAAGAATTTGGTAAAAAGCTAACAAAACGCTTTTTAGCCTTTGAAAAAGAATATGGAAAACCATTAACATTAGCTTTTGAACCGGGTAAATTTTTAGTAAGTGAAGCTGGATATTTTTTAGCAAAAGTGAATGTTGTTAAGCAAACAACCTCGACCGTATTTGCTGGAATTGATAGCGGTTTTAATCATTTAATTCGACCAATGTTGTATGGTTCACAACATCATATTGAAAACATAAGTAATCCGAAAGGAAAAGAGCGTTTTTATTCGGTTGTAGGATATATATGCGAAACCGATACGTTTGCTTCTAATAGAAGAATTACTGAAATTACGGAAGGAGATATTTTATGTTTCCATAATGCTGGAGCGTATTGCTTTTCAATGTCATCTAATTATAATTCGCGGGTAAAACCTGCGGAAGTTTTATGGTTAGACGGAAAAGCACATTTAATTAGAAAAAGAGAAACTTTTGACGATATTTTAAAAAATCAAATCGAAGTAGCTTCCTTACAGGAAAGTGTTTTAGTTTAA